The Arachis hypogaea cultivar Tifrunner chromosome 14, arahy.Tifrunner.gnm2.J5K5, whole genome shotgun sequence genome has a segment encoding these proteins:
- the LOC112740948 gene encoding stilbene synthase 3-like yields MVSVSEIRNGQRTEGPATVLAIGTANPSNCVDQSTYADYYFRITNSEHMTDLKKKFQRICERTQIKNRHMYLTEEILKENPNMCAYKAPSLDAREDMMIREVPRVGKEAATKAIKEWGQPMSKITHLIFCTTSGVVLPGVDYELIILLGLDPSVKRYMMYHQGCFAGGTVLRLAKDLAENNKDARVLIVCSENTSITFRGPSETDMDSLVGQALFADGAAAIIIGSDPVPEVEKPIFEIVSTDQKLVPGSHKAIGGLLREVGLTFYLNKSVPDIISQNINDALSKAFDPLGISDYNSIFWIAHPGGRAILDQVEQKVNLKPEKMKAARDVLSNYGNMSSACVFFIMDLMRKKSLEEGLKTTGEGLDWGVLFGFGPGLTIETVVLHSVAI; encoded by the exons ATGGTATCTGTGAGTGAGATCCGCAATGGTCAAAGAACAGAAGGTCCTGCAACTGTATTGGCGATTGGCACAGCAAATCCATCAAATTGTGTCGATCAGAGCACATATGCTGATTACTATTTCAGAATAACTAATAGCGAGCACATGACTGATCTCAAGAAAAAATTTCAGCGTATTT GTGAGAGAACACAGATCAAGAACAGACATATGTACTTAACAGAAGAGATATTGAAAGAGAATCCTAACATGTGCGCCTACAAGGCCCCGTCGTTGGATGCAAGGGAAGACATGATGATTAGGGAGGTACCAAGAGTTGGAAAAGAAGCTGCAACTAAGGCCATCAAGGAATGGGGTCAGCCAATGTCTAAGATCACACATTTGATTTTCTGCACCACCAGTGGTGTTGTGTTGCCTGGCGTTGATTACGAACTCATCATACTCTTAGGGCTCGACCCAAGCGTCAAGAGGTACATGATGTACCACCAAGGCTGCTTTGCTGGTGGCACTGTCCTTCGCTTGGCTAAGGACTTGGCTGAAAACAACAAAGATGCCCGTGTGCTTATCGTTTGTTCTGAAAATACTTCAATCACTTTCCGTGGTCCTAGTGAGACAGACATGGATAGTCTTGTAGGGCAAGCATTGTTTGCAGATGGAGCTGCTGCGATTATCATTGGTTCTGATCCTGTGCCGGAGGTTGAGAAGCCTATCTTTGAGATTGTTTCGACTGATCAAAAACTTGTCCCTGGCAGTCATAAAGCTATCGGTGGTCTCCTTCGTGAAGTTGGCCTTACATTCTATCTTAACAAGAGTGTTCCTGATATTATTTCACAAAATATCAACGACGCACTCAGTAAAGCTTTTGATCCATTGGGTATATCTGATTATAACTCAATATTTTGGATTGCACATCCTGGTGGGCGTGCAATTTTAGACCAGGTTGAACAGAAAGTGAACTTAAAACCAGAAAAGATGAAAGCTGCTAGAGATGTGCTTAGCAATTATGGTAACATGTCAAGTGCATGTGTGTTTTTTATCATGGATTTAATGAGGAAGAAGTCTCTTGAAGAAGGACTTAAAACTACCGGTGAAGGACTTGATTGGGGTGTACTTTTTGGCTTTGGTCCTGGTCTCACTATTGAAACCGTTGTTCTCCACAGTGTGGCTATTTGA